The following coding sequences lie in one Cyanobacterium sp. Dongsha4 genomic window:
- a CDS encoding two-component system response regulator, with amino-acid sequence MSFNQRNNAQKILIVDDQPENIHILMEILGKFYKIIAATNGQKAIELAQKHPQPDLILLDVMMPDIDGYEVCQQLKNNFRTKDIPIIFVTALGEIDDEMKGLEIGAVDYLIKPINPYIVQARVKNHLTIRTLYQELQKANSILEEKVKERTAQLEKMIMVDSLTGLPSKVALVEEIKSIMGTNSLFALIQLDFSRFSLINSSLGHEIGDRFLQTIALHIQKCLREKDFIARMGADNFYLLLRERENKEEIIKFTESILNSFRNSFKVNEYEIFVNCNLGIVFSDKNYKQELELLRDVDTALHKAKQKGQNKYYIFDSSIREIAQKRLQLELDLRKAIKEEQFTVFYQPIIDLSKEKTYGFEALIRWQHPTRGMISPFEFIPCLEESGLITTVGLWVFEKACQQQVIWQEKFSHPLYISINLSPYQFSHHSLLRDIDDIIEKTGINPEYIKIEITESALIENIEKAINILNDFKARKIKISLDDFGTGYSSLSYLHTIPVDYLKIDRSFIRNSNNNQKNADLVEIIILLAHKLKMKVIAEGCETKEDLEKLKNLNCEYSQGYFFSKPIPTQETIQFLTTTYQTLESYN; translated from the coding sequence GTGTCTTTTAATCAGAGAAATAATGCCCAAAAGATATTGATAGTAGATGATCAACCAGAAAATATACATATCTTGATGGAAATACTGGGAAAATTTTACAAAATTATTGCGGCAACTAATGGGCAAAAAGCGATCGAACTTGCACAAAAGCATCCCCAACCAGATTTAATTCTCCTCGATGTAATGATGCCAGATATTGATGGTTATGAAGTTTGCCAACAGCTTAAAAATAATTTTAGAACAAAGGATATTCCGATTATTTTTGTTACGGCTTTGGGTGAAATTGACGATGAAATGAAAGGTTTAGAAATTGGTGCAGTCGATTATTTAATTAAGCCGATTAATCCTTATATTGTACAGGCAAGAGTTAAAAATCATTTGACCATCCGCACCCTTTATCAAGAATTACAAAAAGCCAATTCTATTTTAGAGGAAAAGGTGAAAGAGCGTACAGCTCAACTGGAAAAAATGATTATGGTAGATAGTCTGACTGGTTTACCTAGCAAGGTTGCGTTGGTTGAAGAAATTAAAAGTATTATGGGTACTAATTCTCTTTTTGCCCTAATTCAATTAGATTTTAGTCGTTTTAGTCTTATTAATAGTTCTTTGGGTCACGAAATAGGCGATCGCTTCTTACAAACAATAGCATTACACATTCAGAAATGTTTAAGAGAAAAAGATTTTATTGCCAGAATGGGAGCGGATAATTTTTATTTATTATTAAGAGAAAGGGAAAATAAGGAAGAAATAATTAAATTTACAGAGTCTATTTTAAATAGTTTTAGAAATTCATTTAAGGTAAATGAATATGAGATATTTGTTAATTGCAATTTAGGGATTGTTTTTTCAGATAAAAACTATAAACAAGAATTAGAGTTGTTAAGAGATGTTGATACAGCTTTACATAAAGCCAAGCAAAAAGGACAGAATAAATATTATATTTTTGATAGTAGTATTAGAGAAATAGCACAAAAAAGATTACAGTTAGAATTAGATTTGAGAAAAGCTATTAAAGAAGAACAATTTACAGTTTTTTATCAACCGATAATCGATTTATCCAAAGAAAAAACCTATGGTTTTGAAGCCTTAATTCGTTGGCAACATCCTACAAGGGGGATGATTTCTCCTTTTGAATTTATACCCTGTTTAGAAGAATCTGGTTTAATTACAACAGTGGGATTATGGGTGTTTGAAAAAGCCTGTCAACAGCAAGTTATTTGGCAAGAAAAATTTTCTCATCCTCTTTATATTAGTATTAATTTGTCTCCCTATCAATTTTCTCATCATTCCTTACTTAGAGATATAGATGATATTATTGAAAAAACAGGCATAAATCCAGAGTATATAAAAATAGAAATTACCGAGAGTGCATTAATAGAAAATATAGAAAAAGCGATTAATATTCTTAATGATTTTAAAGCGAGAAAAATAAAAATCAGTTTAGATGATTTTGGTACAGGTTATTCTTCTTTAAGTTATTTGCATACTATTCCTGTCGATTATTTAAAAATTGATCGCAGTTTTATTCGTAATAGTAATAATAATCAAAAAAATGCAGATTTAGTAGAGATAATTATTCTGTTAGCCCACAA
- a CDS encoding phosphoketolase family protein: MVQSIEKSVALSTEELKKIDAYWRACNYLAVGMIYLQDNPLLKETLKPEHVKNRLLGHWGSSPGLSFVYVHLNRLIKKYDLNMVYLAGPGHGAPGILAPVYLEGTYSEIYTDKTQDEAGMHKFFKQFSFPGHIGSHVTPETPGSIHEGGELGYSVSHAYGAVLDNPDLISVVMVGDGESETGPLATAWHSNKFINPIRDGAVLPILHLNGYKIANPTILSRISHEELKALFVGYGYEPYFVEGDDPMIMHQKMAEVLEECIGKIRLIQEEARRTGVPKRPRWPMIVFRSPKGWTGPKTVDGRKVEGFWRSHQVPMGNMHSNPEHLQMLEAWMKGYKPEELFDENGTLIPELQELAPKGDRRMSANPVANGGLLRQDLNLPDFKDPKYVIDVIEPGKIEVENTKVMGNFLRDVMAKNMTTFRVFGPDETASNRLNPIYEVSKKVWMADYLPEDQDGGELSPDGRVMEMLSEHTLQGWLETYLLTGRHGLFHTYEAFAHVVDSMFNQHAKWLDICKNKVPWRAPVSSLNILLSSTVWRQDHNGFSHQDPGYVDLVTNKSADVVRVYFPPDANCLLSVTDHCLRSKDYVNVIIADKQKHLQYLNIEEAVKHCTKGIGIWEWASNDDQGTSADDPDVIMACCGDVPTMESLAATAILRKECPELKVRFINVVDLFKLQDDSEHPHGLSKIDFTTLFTEDKPIIFNFHGYPWLIHKLAYRHVRESDRLHVRGYKEQGNINTPLELAIQNQIDRFNLVIDVIDRVPKLGSRAAYLKERMKNEIIDHLNYAHTHGIDKPEMTNWKWPY; the protein is encoded by the coding sequence ATGGTTCAATCAATAGAAAAATCTGTAGCATTAAGTACAGAAGAATTAAAAAAAATAGATGCTTACTGGCGTGCTTGTAATTATTTAGCCGTTGGCATGATTTATCTACAAGATAATCCTTTACTTAAAGAAACTCTCAAACCTGAACACGTAAAAAATCGTTTATTAGGTCATTGGGGTTCTAGTCCGGGGTTAAGTTTTGTTTATGTACATTTAAACCGTTTAATCAAAAAATATGATCTAAATATGGTTTACTTAGCAGGACCTGGACACGGTGCTCCTGGTATTCTTGCCCCCGTTTATCTTGAGGGTACTTACTCAGAAATTTACACCGATAAAACCCAAGATGAAGCGGGAATGCACAAGTTTTTTAAACAGTTTTCTTTCCCCGGACATATCGGCAGTCACGTCACCCCAGAAACTCCTGGTTCAATTCATGAAGGAGGAGAGTTAGGTTATTCGGTTTCCCATGCTTACGGTGCAGTTTTAGATAATCCTGACTTAATTTCTGTGGTAATGGTGGGAGATGGTGAATCAGAAACAGGTCCTTTAGCAACGGCTTGGCACTCTAATAAGTTTATTAATCCTATCCGTGATGGTGCGGTGTTGCCCATTTTACATCTTAATGGTTACAAAATTGCTAACCCCACTATTCTCTCTCGTATTTCCCATGAAGAGTTAAAGGCATTATTTGTTGGTTATGGTTATGAACCCTATTTTGTGGAAGGAGATGACCCCATGATAATGCACCAAAAAATGGCGGAAGTGTTAGAAGAATGTATTGGTAAAATTAGGCTTATTCAAGAGGAAGCTAGACGCACAGGAGTACCAAAACGTCCTAGGTGGCCTATGATTGTTTTTCGTTCTCCTAAAGGTTGGACTGGTCCTAAAACCGTTGATGGTCGCAAAGTAGAGGGGTTTTGGCGATCGCACCAAGTACCTATGGGAAATATGCACAGTAATCCCGAACATTTACAGATGTTAGAAGCGTGGATGAAAGGCTATAAACCAGAAGAGTTATTCGATGAAAATGGTACTTTAATCCCCGAACTGCAAGAATTGGCCCCGAAAGGCGATCGCCGTATGAGTGCCAATCCCGTTGCGAATGGTGGTTTATTACGCCAAGATTTAAACTTACCTGATTTTAAAGATCCTAAATATGTCATCGATGTCATTGAACCGGGCAAAATAGAAGTAGAAAACACCAAAGTTATGGGTAACTTTTTACGGGATGTAATGGCAAAAAACATGACCACCTTCCGAGTCTTTGGTCCTGATGAAACCGCTTCTAACCGCCTAAATCCTATCTATGAAGTATCGAAAAAAGTTTGGATGGCAGACTATCTACCTGAAGACCAAGACGGTGGCGAATTGTCTCCTGATGGTCGTGTGATGGAAATGTTGAGCGAACATACTCTGCAAGGATGGCTAGAAACCTATCTTTTAACAGGTCGTCATGGCTTATTCCACACCTATGAAGCCTTTGCCCATGTGGTGGATTCTATGTTTAACCAACACGCTAAATGGTTAGATATATGCAAAAATAAAGTACCTTGGAGAGCACCTGTATCATCTCTTAATATTTTACTTTCTTCCACTGTTTGGCGCCAAGACCATAATGGTTTCTCTCACCAAGACCCCGGATATGTGGATTTAGTAACCAACAAGAGTGCTGATGTGGTAAGGGTTTATTTCCCCCCTGATGCCAACTGTTTACTCAGTGTGACAGATCACTGTTTACGCAGTAAAGATTATGTCAATGTCATTATTGCCGACAAACAAAAACATTTACAGTATCTCAACATAGAAGAGGCAGTAAAACACTGTACCAAAGGAATTGGTATTTGGGAATGGGCTAGTAATGATGATCAAGGCACTTCTGCGGATGATCCTGATGTCATCATGGCTTGTTGTGGAGATGTTCCCACTATGGAATCTTTAGCGGCAACGGCAATTTTAAGAAAAGAATGTCCTGAACTCAAAGTTCGTTTTATCAACGTAGTGGACTTATTCAAACTTCAAGATGATAGCGAACATCCTCATGGTTTGTCAAAAATTGACTTTACAACTCTGTTTACAGAAGATAAACCCATTATTTTCAACTTTCACGGTTATCCTTGGTTAATTCATAAATTAGCCTACCGTCATGTCAGAGAGAGCGATCGCCTCCATGTCAGAGGATATAAAGAACAGGGTAACATTAACACTCCCTTGGAACTAGCTATTCAGAACCAGATCGATCGCTTCAATTTAGTGATTGATGTAATTGATCGTGTTCCTAAACTTGGTTCTCGGGCGGCATATTTAAAAGAAAGAATGAAAAATGAAATCATCGATCATTTAAACTATGCTCATACCCATGGTATCGATAAACCTGAGATGACTAACTGGAAATGGCCTTATTAA